In the genome of Mucilaginibacter sp. 14171R-50, the window TGCTTAACGGCGCCGGTAAAAAGCTGGTGCTTTCTGTAAGCTACATTGGTAAAGAAATATCCCCTTATGATTTTTTTGAAAAAAAAATGCTTAAGCTTTTAAAACAGCTTGCAGGGGAGGCTATTAAATGAAATTTTTGTGGGGTATAATCAAAAGCATTACAGGGGCTTTTTTTTTGCTGCTGATAAAAATATACCAATACCTTATATCGCCTATATTGCCTAACGCATGCAGGTATACACCCACCTGCTCTCAGTACGGCATCGAAGCCATAAAAAAGCACGGGGCGTTTAAAGGCG includes:
- the yidD gene encoding membrane protein insertion efficiency factor YidD codes for the protein MKFLWGIIKSITGAFFLLLIKIYQYLISPILPNACRYTPTCSQYGIEAIKKHGAFKGGWLTIKRIARCNPWGGHGHDPVPD